One Gloeothece verrucosa PCC 7822 DNA window includes the following coding sequences:
- a CDS encoding phycocyanobilin:ferredoxin oxidoreductase, with protein MLDTAKPSIRQQQHPLIGSLADVILSYWEKYLDLSPYQLPEGLGYVEGRLEGERLVIENHCYQTPQFRKMHLELAKLGNNLDILHCVMFPHPDYPLPMFGCDIVASKAGTSAAIADLSPTNPEKTLPTTYQKVLSSLPHLEFSQPRELPPWGDIFSDFCLFIRPSNKDEENLFLSRVEQFLELHCRQSLVVRPLESAEKALYLAGQYNYCSQQQKNDKTRRVLEKAFGTEWANKYINLVLFDLPSA; from the coding sequence ATGTTAGACACTGCTAAACCTTCAATCCGTCAACAGCAACATCCCTTGATTGGCTCCTTAGCTGATGTAATTTTGTCATACTGGGAAAAATATTTAGACTTATCTCCCTATCAACTCCCCGAAGGACTAGGTTATGTGGAAGGACGACTAGAAGGGGAAAGACTGGTGATTGAAAACCATTGTTATCAAACGCCTCAGTTTCGCAAAATGCACTTAGAACTGGCTAAACTGGGTAATAATCTCGATATTTTGCACTGTGTTATGTTCCCCCATCCTGACTATCCTTTACCGATGTTTGGTTGTGATATAGTAGCCAGTAAGGCGGGAACCAGTGCAGCGATCGCGGATTTATCGCCCACCAATCCTGAAAAGACTTTACCAACCACTTATCAAAAGGTTTTATCGAGTCTACCTCATCTGGAATTTTCTCAACCTCGGGAGCTTCCCCCCTGGGGTGATATTTTCTCGGATTTTTGTTTATTTATTCGCCCTAGTAACAAAGATGAAGAAAATCTCTTTCTCTCACGAGTTGAGCAGTTTCTTGAACTTCATTGTCGTCAATCTCTAGTGGTTCGACCTCTCGAGAGTGCTGAAAAAGCCTTATATTTAGCTGGACAATATAATTATTGTAGCCAACAACAAAAAAATGATAAGACTCGTCGGGTACTTGAAAAAGCTTTTGGGACTGAATGGGCCAATAAATATATTAATTTAGTTCTGTTTGATTTGCCCTCGGCTTAA
- a CDS encoding Sec-independent protein translocase subunit TatA/TatB has product MFNLGWPEVGIIIIAVLVIFGTKKIPEFGSALGKTLRGFKEEINNPQHDSTEDDE; this is encoded by the coding sequence ATGTTTAATTTAGGTTGGCCAGAAGTAGGTATTATTATTATCGCTGTGTTGGTGATCTTCGGAACCAAAAAAATTCCCGAATTCGGTAGTGCATTAGGTAAAACTTTACGGGGTTTTAAAGAGGAAATCAATAATCCCCAGCATGATTCTACAGAAGATGACGAATAA
- a CDS encoding DUF3352 domain-containing protein: MATRNNKKSGCGCLSILAVIGLTAGGIYYWRGELFGKNLTPIDAAEAVPQGALLTSYISTDAKDWSQLSKFGTLEAQQVLGKKLNQFKNNLSSQEINYEQDVYPWLGGVMLAFMPSKSSTEPQVLIVAGIKNKFKAFDFEKKLKNQPNYKTTQTKHQGITITTLTTPNSPPLSFAIMGSYVLLGDKPETVEQSIDTLNGSLSYSDKPGAKQILTQTLTLNHPVAQVYIADYGAVIEQGLKNALPDAPLAPNTLESLKQVDSIVVGLGLEDQGIHLQTVAKLNPSGFIPSLTVAPGKVLEQFPAKTFAVISGKALRDGWSNLVKQAQNDQYLQAWVDQVREGFRSWNLDADQEVFGWMDGEFALGMVFSHQSTVPMMGIGGMIILETSDQSTAQSTFNKIDQMVKMYDISVEPNSVNGIDVIDWKMPPQNFSLSRGWLNDHSLAMTLFMPFSTATDVKAKDSVALSPNFRAITNSLPKNNFGYFYLDLNQMVTEFTKVAQMQGMTPNPDTMTVLNSLEGLALTATMPDKTTSEFDLLLTFKSRQ, translated from the coding sequence ATGGCTACAAGGAATAACAAGAAATCCGGGTGCGGTTGTCTTTCGATCCTAGCAGTAATTGGATTAACTGCGGGGGGAATTTATTATTGGCGAGGGGAATTATTCGGAAAAAATTTAACGCCGATTGATGCGGCTGAAGCTGTGCCTCAAGGGGCACTCTTGACAAGCTATATTTCTACAGATGCTAAAGATTGGTCGCAATTATCTAAATTTGGCACATTAGAAGCTCAACAAGTTTTAGGCAAGAAACTAAATCAATTCAAAAATAATCTATCCTCTCAAGAAATTAACTATGAACAAGATGTTTATCCCTGGTTAGGTGGGGTCATGTTGGCTTTTATGCCTTCTAAAAGCTCTACTGAACCACAAGTATTAATCGTTGCTGGTATTAAAAATAAATTCAAGGCCTTTGATTTTGAAAAGAAACTGAAAAATCAACCCAACTACAAAACCACACAAACAAAACATCAAGGAATTACCATTACTACCCTAACCACGCCCAATAGCCCTCCTTTGAGTTTTGCGATTATGGGTAGCTATGTTCTCTTAGGGGATAAGCCTGAAACGGTAGAGCAGTCTATTGATACTCTCAATGGTTCACTCTCTTACAGTGACAAACCAGGAGCTAAACAAATCTTAACTCAAACTTTAACCTTGAACCATCCTGTGGCTCAAGTTTATATTGCTGACTATGGTGCTGTGATTGAGCAAGGATTAAAAAATGCCTTACCTGATGCTCCTCTGGCTCCCAATACCTTAGAATCATTAAAACAGGTAGATTCGATCGTCGTTGGCTTAGGACTCGAAGACCAAGGAATTCACTTACAGACAGTGGCTAAACTTAATCCCTCTGGGTTTATACCCTCTCTGACTGTGGCTCCCGGTAAGGTGCTGGAACAATTTCCCGCTAAGACTTTTGCCGTTATTAGTGGTAAAGCCCTCCGCGATGGCTGGTCTAATTTGGTTAAGCAAGCTCAAAATGATCAATATTTACAAGCTTGGGTGGATCAAGTTCGAGAAGGTTTTCGTTCATGGAATCTAGACGCGGATCAAGAAGTATTTGGTTGGATGGATGGGGAATTTGCTTTAGGAATGGTGTTTAGCCATCAAAGCACTGTACCAATGATGGGCATTGGCGGGATGATCATTTTAGAAACGAGCGATCAGTCTACGGCTCAAAGTACCTTCAACAAAATCGATCAAATGGTCAAAATGTATGATATTTCCGTTGAACCCAATAGCGTTAACGGAATTGATGTCATAGATTGGAAAATGCCGCCACAAAATTTCAGTTTAAGTCGCGGATGGCTCAATGATCATTCTTTAGCCATGACTTTATTTATGCCATTTTCAACGGCTACTGATGTTAAAGCTAAAGATTCTGTGGCACTGAGTCCCAATTTTCGAGCTATTACCAACTCTTTACCTAAAAATAATTTTGGCTATTTTTATCTAGACCTCAATCAGATGGTGACTGAGTTTACCAAAGTGGCTCAAATGCAAGGTATGACCCCAAATCCTGATACTATGACAGTCCTCAATTCTCTGGAAGGTTTGGCTCTCACTGCTACGATGCCGGATAAAACCACCAGTGAATTTGATCTGTTATTAACTTTTAAGTCTAGGCAATAA